The proteins below come from a single Oerskovia jenensis genomic window:
- the coaA gene encoding type I pantothenate kinase gives MVPSSDLPVTPLEGVPATDQDSASGSGRLPDLSTASPYVDLDRAAWSRLSESTPLPLTDADVVKLRGLGDPIDLAEVDAIYRPISRLLNLYVTATSGLHEATSTFLRENSTRTPYVIGVAGSVAVGKSTTSRILREMLARWPETPRVELITTDGFLYPNAELARRGLMERKGFPESYDRRALIRFLSRVKAGVPEVRSPVYDHLTYDIVPGAETVVRRPDVLIVEGLNVLQPARPGPSDDQAVAVSDFFDFSIYVDARTRNIRQWYVDRFLSLRRTAFARPESYFKRYATLTDEEAIEKAKSIWDSINAPNLEENILPTRGRATLVLTKGSDHSVQRARLRKV, from the coding sequence GTGGTTCCTTCCTCCGACCTGCCCGTCACTCCGCTCGAGGGTGTTCCCGCGACCGACCAGGACTCCGCGTCCGGTTCCGGACGCCTACCGGATCTCTCGACGGCGTCCCCGTACGTCGACCTGGATCGTGCGGCGTGGAGCAGGCTCTCCGAGTCGACGCCGCTGCCGCTGACGGATGCCGACGTCGTCAAGCTCCGCGGGCTGGGTGACCCCATCGACCTGGCGGAGGTGGACGCGATCTACCGCCCCATCTCGCGGCTGCTCAACCTGTACGTGACGGCCACGAGCGGGCTGCACGAGGCCACCTCGACGTTCCTGCGCGAGAACTCGACCCGCACGCCGTACGTGATCGGGGTCGCGGGATCGGTCGCGGTCGGCAAGTCGACGACGTCGCGCATCCTGCGCGAGATGCTCGCGCGCTGGCCGGAGACGCCCCGGGTCGAGCTCATCACGACGGACGGATTCCTCTACCCGAACGCCGAGCTCGCACGCCGCGGGCTCATGGAGCGCAAGGGGTTCCCCGAGTCGTACGACCGTCGCGCCCTGATCCGCTTCCTGTCCCGGGTGAAGGCAGGCGTGCCCGAGGTCCGCAGCCCGGTCTACGACCACCTGACCTACGACATCGTCCCGGGGGCCGAGACCGTCGTCCGCAGACCGGACGTCCTGATCGTGGAGGGCCTCAACGTCCTCCAGCCTGCCCGACCGGGCCCGTCCGACGACCAGGCCGTGGCGGTGAGCGACTTCTTCGACTTCTCGATCTACGTCGACGCGCGCACGCGCAACATCCGGCAGTGGTACGTGGACCGGTTCCTGTCGCTGCGCCGGACCGCGTTCGCGCGCCCCGAGTCGTACTTCAAGCGCTACGCGACCCTCACGGACGAGGAGGCCATCGAGAAGGCCAAGTCGATCTGGGACTCGATCAACGCGCCGAACCTCGAGGAGAACATCCTGCCGACGCGGGGTCGCGCGACGCTCGTGCTCACGAAGGGCTCGGACCACTCGGTCCAGCGGGCACGTCTGCGCAAGGTCTGA
- a CDS encoding DedA family protein, translating to MIEAVSTFLENLEIWVLALAASAWIYPALYAFATIDGFFPPIPSESVVITLAVAASASGNPNLVLVLVIAAAGAWTGDQIAYSLGRGIGTERIRFLRTVRGRKAVAWADQALKARGAAFILAARYVPIGRVAVNMTAGAVGYPRRRFMAYSGLAAVTWALYSVLIGLVAAQWLGHQPLLAMVIGVFMGVLSGVVVDRVMNSMARRRRAREAAREAGHDTAGATPIHGEPTDSTTATSSGVEGDQGAVRRAS from the coding sequence GTGATCGAGGCCGTTTCGACCTTCTTGGAGAACCTGGAGATCTGGGTCCTCGCACTCGCGGCGTCCGCATGGATCTACCCCGCCCTGTACGCCTTCGCGACGATCGACGGCTTCTTCCCGCCGATCCCGAGCGAGTCGGTCGTCATCACGCTCGCCGTCGCGGCCAGCGCGTCGGGGAACCCGAACCTCGTGCTCGTCCTGGTCATCGCTGCCGCAGGCGCCTGGACGGGCGACCAGATCGCCTACTCGTTGGGCCGTGGGATCGGGACCGAACGCATCCGCTTCCTGCGCACCGTGCGCGGACGCAAGGCCGTCGCCTGGGCCGACCAGGCGCTCAAGGCGCGCGGCGCAGCCTTCATCCTGGCGGCGCGCTACGTCCCCATCGGCCGTGTCGCGGTCAACATGACCGCGGGCGCCGTGGGCTATCCTCGCCGCCGCTTCATGGCGTACTCGGGCCTGGCGGCCGTCACCTGGGCCCTCTACTCGGTGCTCATCGGTCTCGTCGCAGCGCAGTGGCTCGGGCACCAGCCGCTCCTCGCGATGGTGATCGGCGTCTTCATGGGCGTCCTGTCCGGCGTGGTCGTCGACCGCGTCATGAACAGCATGGCGCGCAGGCGTCGAGCCCGAGAGGCGGCGCGGGAGGCCGGCCACGACACCGCCGGGGCGACCCCGATCCACGGTGAGCCGACAGACTCGACGACCGCGACGTCGTCGGGCGTCGAGGGCGACCAGGGCGCGGTCCGCCGCGCCTCCTGA
- a CDS encoding peptide deformylase, with the protein MTAQPAAAGTGAGFAGPVDESLRDQVAAHLARHEDGVLPIVQAGHPVLRRPAAPYTGQLGDLFPRLVEAMRTTMHAAPGVGLAAPQIGLGLAVAVIQDAGVTDPEDADLRERRPVPFRVLVNPSYTQVDDEQRAFFEGCLSVSGWQAVVARHRSVRLTGQDEHGAPVDDVLTGWPARIVQHETDHLAGELYLDHAELRSLASNDSMLRFWGGTPDPTEASEALGFRLP; encoded by the coding sequence GTGACGGCGCAACCTGCCGCTGCCGGGACGGGAGCCGGGTTCGCCGGGCCCGTCGACGAGTCGCTGAGGGACCAGGTCGCCGCGCACCTCGCACGGCACGAGGACGGCGTGCTCCCCATCGTGCAGGCCGGGCACCCCGTCCTGCGTCGTCCGGCCGCGCCCTACACCGGGCAGCTCGGAGACCTCTTCCCCCGGCTCGTCGAGGCGATGCGCACGACCATGCACGCGGCCCCCGGCGTCGGGCTCGCAGCGCCCCAGATCGGGCTCGGGCTCGCCGTCGCCGTGATCCAGGACGCGGGCGTCACCGACCCCGAGGACGCGGACCTGCGGGAGCGGCGTCCCGTGCCGTTCCGGGTGCTCGTCAACCCCTCCTACACGCAGGTGGACGACGAGCAGCGGGCCTTCTTCGAGGGGTGCCTGAGCGTGAGCGGGTGGCAGGCGGTCGTCGCCAGGCACCGGTCCGTGCGCCTCACGGGGCAGGACGAGCACGGTGCGCCCGTCGACGACGTCCTGACCGGATGGCCCGCGCGGATCGTCCAGCACGAGACCGACCACCTGGCGGGCGAGCTGTACCTCGACCACGCCGAGCTGCGGTCGCTCGCCTCGAACGACAGCATGCTGCGGTTCTGGGGCGGCACCCCGGACCCCACCGAGGCGTCCGAGGCGCTGGGCTTCCGGCTGCCCTGA
- the glmM gene encoding phosphoglucosamine mutase encodes MGRLFGTDGVRGLANRDVTAELALGLGVAAANVLGRTGQPDGHRPRAVIGRDPRASGEFLGAAVTAGLASAGVNVLDVGVLPTPAVAFLTSTLDVDFGVMISASHNPMADNGIKFLARGGIKLEDSLEDEMERQLHAEWERPLGAEVGRVRRDTGSAGADYVEHLISSIGATGDALPLSGLRIAVDCANGAASDVGPAALRAAGADVVVMNASPDGRNINEKCGSNHPEQLQAVVVASEADFGVAFDGDADRCIAVDHRGVLVDGDQIMGVLALAEKDKGRLADDTLVVTVMSNLGLILAMRDAGIRTVQTGVGDRYVLEEMRAKGYTLGGEQSGHIILSQFATTGDGVLTALQLAARIQESGAKLADLAGAVPKLPQTLLNVRGVDKARTATDEVLQEAVAAAEERLGETGRVVLRSSGTEPLVRVMVEAATQATADAVAESLAGVVRDRLAL; translated from the coding sequence ATGGGACGACTGTTCGGCACCGACGGGGTGCGAGGGCTGGCGAACAGGGACGTCACGGCCGAGCTCGCGCTCGGCCTGGGCGTGGCTGCTGCGAACGTGCTGGGACGCACCGGACAACCCGACGGGCACCGCCCGCGCGCCGTGATCGGGCGAGACCCTCGTGCCTCGGGCGAGTTCCTGGGTGCCGCGGTGACCGCGGGGCTCGCGAGCGCGGGCGTCAACGTGCTCGACGTCGGTGTCCTGCCGACCCCGGCGGTCGCGTTTCTCACGAGCACCCTCGACGTCGACTTCGGCGTCATGATCTCGGCCTCGCACAACCCGATGGCCGACAACGGCATCAAGTTCCTCGCGCGCGGCGGCATCAAGCTCGAGGACTCGCTCGAGGACGAGATGGAGCGCCAGCTCCACGCCGAGTGGGAGCGACCGCTCGGGGCAGAGGTCGGCCGCGTGCGCCGCGACACCGGGAGCGCGGGGGCCGACTACGTCGAGCACCTCATCTCGAGCATCGGCGCCACGGGGGACGCGCTCCCGCTCTCCGGCCTGCGGATCGCGGTCGACTGCGCGAACGGTGCCGCGAGCGACGTCGGCCCGGCCGCGCTGCGCGCCGCGGGCGCCGACGTCGTCGTGATGAACGCGAGCCCCGACGGGCGCAACATCAACGAGAAGTGCGGGTCCAACCACCCCGAGCAGCTCCAGGCCGTGGTCGTGGCCTCCGAGGCCGACTTCGGTGTCGCGTTCGACGGCGACGCGGACCGCTGCATCGCGGTCGACCACCGTGGCGTGCTCGTGGACGGCGACCAGATCATGGGCGTGCTCGCGCTCGCCGAGAAGGACAAGGGGCGGCTCGCCGACGACACGCTCGTCGTGACCGTCATGAGCAACCTCGGGCTCATCCTCGCCATGCGCGACGCCGGGATCCGGACGGTCCAGACGGGCGTCGGCGACCGGTACGTGCTCGAGGAGATGCGCGCCAAGGGGTACACGCTCGGCGGCGAGCAGTCGGGCCACATCATCCTGTCGCAGTTCGCGACGACGGGCGACGGAGTGCTGACCGCGCTCCAGCTCGCGGCACGCATCCAGGAGTCCGGGGCCAAGCTGGCCGACCTCGCGGGCGCCGTGCCCAAGCTGCCCCAGACGCTGCTCAACGTGCGCGGCGTGGACAAGGCGCGGACCGCGACCGACGAGGTGCTCCAGGAGGCCGTCGCGGCCGCCGAGGAGCGCCTCGGGGAGACCGGGCGCGTCGTCCTGCGCTCCTCGGGCACCGAGCCGCTCGTGCGGGTCATGGTCGAGGCCGCGACCCAGGCCACGGCCGACGCCGTGGCCGAGTCGCTCGCGGGTGTCGTCCGGGACCGGCTGGCCCTGTGA
- the rpsI gene encoding 30S ribosomal protein S9, translating to MAETTVDIDVLDEETPSNYTSESAAPTGRGQSITAPAQALGRRKEAIARVRLVPGTGQWKINGRTLEGYFPNKVHQQLVNSPLKLVDVEGRFDVIARINGGGTSGQAGALRLGIARALNEIDAEHNRPALKKAGFLTRDARVVERKKAGLKKARKAPQYSKR from the coding sequence GTGGCCGAGACCACCGTCGACATCGACGTGCTGGACGAAGAGACTCCCAGCAACTACACCTCTGAGAGCGCAGCCCCCACGGGCCGTGGCCAGAGCATCACCGCCCCCGCGCAGGCCCTGGGCCGTCGCAAGGAGGCCATCGCCCGCGTGCGCCTGGTGCCCGGCACCGGCCAGTGGAAGATCAACGGCCGCACCCTCGAGGGGTACTTCCCCAACAAGGTGCACCAGCAGCTCGTCAACTCCCCGCTGAAGCTGGTCGACGTCGAGGGTCGCTTCGACGTCATCGCCCGCATCAACGGTGGTGGCACGTCCGGCCAGGCCGGCGCGCTGCGCCTCGGCATCGCCCGTGCGCTCAACGAGATCGACGCCGAGCACAACCGTCCGGCACTCAAGAAGGCCGGCTTCCTGACTCGCGACGCACGCGTCGTCGAGCGCAAGAAGGCCGGGCTCAAGAAGGCCCGTAAGGCTCCGCAGTACTCCAAGCGCTGA
- the rplM gene encoding 50S ribosomal protein L13, which translates to MRTYTPKPGDVQRDWYVIDATDVVLGRLATHVATLLRGKHKATFAPHVDGGDFVIVINAGKVALTGNKREQKLAYTHSGYPGGLRAVAYSDLLEKHPERAVEKAVRGMIPKTSLGRAQFGKLKVYAGSEHPHSAQQPKTFEITQVAQ; encoded by the coding sequence GTGCGTACGTACACCCCGAAGCCCGGCGACGTCCAGCGTGACTGGTACGTCATCGACGCGACCGACGTCGTCCTGGGCCGTCTCGCCACCCACGTGGCGACCCTGCTCCGTGGCAAGCACAAGGCCACCTTTGCTCCGCACGTCGACGGCGGTGACTTCGTCATCGTCATCAACGCCGGCAAGGTCGCCCTGACCGGCAACAAGCGCGAGCAGAAGCTTGCCTACACCCACTCCGGTTACCCGGGTGGTCTTCGGGCGGTCGCGTACAGCGACCTGCTGGAGAAGCACCCCGAGCGTGCTGTGGAGAAGGCCGTCCGCGGCATGATCCCCAAGACCTCGCTCGGCCGCGCACAGTTCGGCAAGCTCAAGGTCTACGCAGGCTCTGAGCACCCGCACTCCGCGCAGCAGCCGAAGACTTTCGAGATCACCCAGGTCGCGCAGTAG
- the trhO gene encoding oxygen-dependent tRNA uridine(34) hydroxylase TrhO: MAVPKIVLFYAFTPLADPRAVQLWQRSLGEQWGLTGRVIVSEHGINATLGGTVENLKQYVKTTRQYPGFAGIDVKWSDGTGRDFPRLSVKVRPELVSFGALGELAVDEDGVVDGGARLDPQALHELVAERGDDVVFFDGRNAFEAAIGKFRGAVVPDVATTRDFVAELDSGAYDDLKGRPVVTYCTGGVRCEVLSSLMLSRGFEEVYQLDGGIVRYGETFGDQGLWEGSLYVFDERMHVEFGTETVPLGECGECGAATAKYENCVDPGCQTLRLFCADCAGVARTLQCDACADLRPGAYPRPREGASIGLSHDNHRATA, translated from the coding sequence ATGGCCGTCCCCAAGATCGTCCTCTTCTACGCCTTCACACCGCTCGCCGACCCGCGCGCGGTGCAGCTGTGGCAACGCTCCCTCGGGGAGCAATGGGGGCTGACGGGACGCGTCATCGTCTCCGAGCACGGCATCAACGCGACGCTGGGCGGGACGGTCGAGAACCTCAAGCAGTACGTCAAGACCACCAGGCAGTACCCGGGGTTCGCGGGGATCGACGTCAAGTGGTCGGACGGCACGGGGCGCGACTTCCCGCGACTGTCGGTCAAGGTGCGCCCCGAGCTCGTGAGCTTCGGTGCGCTCGGCGAGCTCGCGGTCGACGAGGACGGCGTGGTCGACGGCGGTGCCCGCCTCGACCCGCAGGCACTGCACGAGCTCGTGGCCGAGCGCGGCGACGACGTCGTGTTCTTCGACGGGCGCAACGCGTTCGAGGCCGCGATCGGCAAGTTCCGTGGTGCGGTCGTCCCCGACGTCGCGACCACGCGGGACTTCGTCGCCGAGCTCGACTCGGGCGCGTACGACGACCTCAAGGGGCGACCCGTCGTGACCTACTGCACGGGCGGCGTGCGCTGCGAGGTCCTGTCCTCGCTCATGCTCTCGCGGGGCTTCGAGGAGGTCTACCAGCTCGACGGCGGGATCGTGCGCTACGGCGAGACGTTCGGCGACCAGGGCCTCTGGGAAGGCTCGCTCTACGTGTTCGACGAGCGCATGCACGTCGAGTTCGGGACCGAGACCGTGCCGCTCGGCGAGTGCGGCGAGTGCGGGGCCGCGACCGCGAAGTACGAGAACTGCGTGGACCCCGGCTGCCAGACGCTGCGCCTGTTCTGCGCCGACTGCGCGGGGGTCGCGCGCACGCTCCAGTGCGACGCATGTGCCGACCTGCGCCCGGGCGCGTATCCTCGTCCTCGGGAAGGCGCGTCGATCGGCCTCTCCCACGACAACCACCGGGCAACCGCCTGA
- a CDS encoding ABC-F family ATP-binding cassette domain-containing protein, with amino-acid sequence MGHIDISDISYFLPDGRPLLAGATLRVADGAKVALVGPNGAGKTTLLRIVAGDLSPHGGTVGRSGGLGVMRQFVGRIDDERTVRDLLVDLAQPSIRDAARELAAAELDIMTVDDTPSQMRYAQALADWADARGYEAEAEWDKVTDEVLSIPFEQAQFREVRTLSGGEQKRLVLTALFRGPEEVLLLDEPDNYLDVPTKRWLEEKLAASPKTVLFISHDRELLARTATQVATVEPTAAGGTIWVHGGGFGTYAEARADRRSRLEELLRRWDEEHAKLKDLVNTLKNKAAFNDGLASRYQAAQTRLRKFEEAGPPQVLAHEQNVKVRLTGGRTAKRAVTCEQLELTGLMAPFDLEVFFGERVAILGSNGSGKSHFMRLLARGGSDPDVEHRPVLDGAGDASGSGDGAVVPPVAHTGRAVLGSRVRPGWFAQNHAHPEFEGRTLLEILHRGDGARDGMGREPASKALDRYELVGQAEQRFETLSGGQQARFQILLLELGGATLLLLDEPTDNLDLHSAEALESGLAAFEGTVLAVTHDRWFARGFDRFVVFGSDGRVVETPEPVWDVERVKRQR; translated from the coding sequence GTGGGTCACATCGACATCAGCGACATCAGCTACTTCCTGCCCGACGGGCGTCCCCTCCTCGCCGGGGCGACCCTGCGCGTCGCGGACGGGGCCAAGGTCGCGCTCGTCGGGCCCAACGGCGCCGGCAAGACGACGCTCCTGCGCATCGTCGCGGGTGACCTCTCCCCGCACGGAGGCACGGTGGGACGCAGCGGCGGCCTCGGCGTGATGCGCCAGTTCGTGGGCCGCATCGACGACGAGCGCACGGTCCGTGACCTGCTCGTCGACCTCGCGCAGCCCTCGATCCGCGATGCCGCGCGCGAGCTCGCGGCGGCCGAGCTGGACATCATGACGGTCGACGACACCCCCTCCCAGATGCGCTACGCGCAGGCGCTGGCCGACTGGGCCGACGCGCGCGGGTACGAGGCCGAGGCCGAGTGGGACAAGGTCACCGACGAGGTCCTGTCGATCCCGTTCGAGCAGGCGCAGTTCCGCGAGGTCCGCACGCTCTCGGGCGGTGAGCAGAAGCGCCTGGTCCTCACGGCCCTGTTCCGGGGCCCCGAGGAGGTGCTCCTGCTCGACGAGCCCGACAACTACCTCGACGTGCCGACCAAGCGGTGGCTCGAGGAGAAGCTCGCGGCCTCGCCCAAGACCGTGCTGTTCATCAGCCACGACCGCGAGCTCCTGGCCCGCACCGCGACCCAGGTCGCGACGGTCGAGCCCACAGCCGCGGGCGGGACGATCTGGGTGCACGGCGGCGGGTTCGGCACGTACGCGGAGGCGCGGGCCGACCGTCGCAGCCGGCTCGAGGAGCTCCTGCGCCGCTGGGACGAGGAGCACGCCAAGCTCAAGGACCTCGTCAACACCCTCAAGAACAAGGCGGCCTTCAACGACGGGCTCGCGAGCCGTTACCAGGCCGCCCAGACGCGCCTGCGCAAGTTCGAGGAGGCCGGGCCGCCGCAGGTCCTCGCGCACGAGCAGAACGTCAAGGTCCGCCTCACGGGCGGGCGCACGGCCAAGCGGGCCGTGACGTGCGAGCAGCTCGAGCTCACCGGACTCATGGCGCCCTTCGACCTCGAGGTCTTCTTCGGCGAGCGCGTCGCCATCCTGGGGTCCAACGGCTCGGGCAAGTCGCACTTCATGCGCCTGCTGGCGCGGGGTGGGTCGGACCCGGACGTCGAGCACCGGCCGGTCCTCGACGGTGCCGGGGACGCGTCGGGCTCGGGCGACGGCGCGGTCGTCCCGCCCGTGGCCCACACCGGCCGTGCCGTGCTGGGCTCACGGGTGCGCCCGGGGTGGTTCGCGCAGAACCACGCCCACCCCGAGTTCGAGGGCCGCACCCTCCTCGAGATCCTGCACCGCGGCGACGGCGCCCGTGACGGCATGGGCCGCGAGCCCGCGAGCAAGGCGCTCGACCGCTACGAGCTCGTCGGTCAGGCCGAGCAGCGTTTCGAGACCCTCTCCGGTGGGCAGCAGGCACGTTTCCAGATCCTGCTGCTCGAGCTCGGGGGAGCGACGCTGCTGCTGCTCGACGAGCCCACCGACAACCTCGACCTGCACTCGGCCGAGGCGCTCGAGTCGGGTCTCGCGGCGTTCGAGGGGACGGTCCTCGCGGTCACGCACGACCGGTGGTTCGCCCGCGGCTTCGACCGTTTCGTGGTGTTCGGCTCGGACGGTCGGGTCGTCGAGACCCCCGAGCCGGTCTGGGACGTCGAGCGCGTCAAGCGCCAGCGCTGA
- a CDS encoding DUF5709 domain-containing protein, which translates to MSDDTPATRTDPALGTEGDSDQLQRDDTLVDRGVDDVLDEGYAPPERAPLTYAHPERLEEDGESLDQRLADEEPEDWETDPLDRPDTTRSGRLVADPDALDGRVNDTYADDAGIDGAAASAEEAAIHIVEEP; encoded by the coding sequence ATGAGCGACGACACACCAGCCACCCGGACAGACCCCGCCCTCGGCACCGAGGGCGACTCCGACCAGCTCCAGCGCGACGACACCCTGGTCGACCGCGGCGTCGACGACGTGCTCGACGAGGGGTACGCGCCGCCCGAGCGCGCGCCCCTGACGTACGCGCACCCCGAACGGCTCGAGGAGGACGGCGAGTCGCTCGACCAGCGCCTCGCCGACGAGGAGCCCGAGGACTGGGAGACCGACCCGCTCGACCGGCCCGACACGACACGCTCGGGGCGCCTCGTCGCGGACCCCGACGCGCTCGACGGCCGCGTCAACGACACCTACGCCGACGACGCCGGGATCGACGGTGCGGCGGCGAGCGCCGAAGAGGCCGCGATCCACATCGTCGAGGAGCCGTAG
- the truA gene encoding tRNA pseudouridine(38-40) synthase TruA, with the protein MTNDLPVRVRLDLAYQGTAFAGWARQPGLRTVEGALEDGLGQILRGEPPRLTVAGRTDAGVHARGQVAHVDLPRAAWDAMPGRSDRSPGEALVARLGGVLPGDVVVHRASRSPAGFDARFSALYRSYTFRIVDDPALRDPLRREWVLWNRKPLDADAMHEALQPLLGVRDFAAFCKPRPGATTIRELQHLSWERAADGPDEGLVVAHVRADAFCHNMVRALVGASVAVGEGRRPVSWPAEVLAARRRDAGAGVVPPHGLVLEDVTYPPDDELAARAERVRAVRMDEDVWDAATGGAPEVPRS; encoded by the coding sequence GTGACGAACGATCTGCCTGTCCGCGTCCGCCTGGACCTCGCCTACCAGGGCACGGCCTTCGCCGGGTGGGCCCGCCAGCCGGGCCTGCGGACGGTCGAGGGCGCCCTCGAGGACGGTCTGGGACAGATCCTGCGGGGCGAACCTCCACGCCTGACGGTCGCGGGCCGGACCGACGCGGGAGTCCACGCACGCGGCCAGGTGGCGCACGTCGACCTGCCCCGGGCCGCGTGGGACGCGATGCCGGGACGCTCGGACCGGTCCCCGGGAGAGGCGCTCGTCGCGCGTCTCGGGGGAGTCCTGCCCGGCGACGTCGTGGTCCACCGCGCGTCCCGCTCCCCGGCCGGGTTCGACGCGCGCTTCTCGGCGCTGTACCGCAGCTACACGTTCCGCATCGTCGACGACCCGGCCCTGCGTGACCCCCTGCGCCGCGAGTGGGTCCTGTGGAACCGTAAGCCGCTCGACGCGGACGCGATGCACGAGGCGCTCCAGCCGCTGCTCGGCGTCCGGGACTTCGCGGCGTTCTGCAAGCCGCGGCCGGGGGCGACCACGATCCGCGAGCTCCAGCACCTGTCCTGGGAGCGCGCGGCCGACGGACCCGACGAGGGGCTCGTCGTCGCGCACGTCCGCGCGGACGCCTTCTGCCACAACATGGTCCGTGCGCTGGTCGGGGCGTCGGTCGCCGTGGGGGAGGGGCGTCGTCCCGTCTCGTGGCCGGCCGAGGTCCTGGCGGCGAGGCGCCGGGACGCGGGGGCCGGCGTCGTCCCGCCGCACGGCCTGGTCCTCGAGGACGTCACGTACCCGCCCGACGACGAGCTCGCGGCCCGGGCCGAGCGCGTCCGCGCCGTCCGCATGGACGAGGACGTGTGGGACGCCGCGACCGGGGGCGCGCCGGAGGTCCCCCGGTCGTAG
- a CDS encoding ROK family protein, which produces MPERSTGPDSPELRTLAVDCGGGGIKANVLDAAGTAHATAVRVPTPYPLPPSLLVDVIAQIADRLPPAVRVTVGMPGMIRRGVVVHTPHYITRSGPRSRVDPALAEQWASFDVQAAVSERLGMPALVLNDAEVHGAGVIAASGLELVLTLGTGLGSALFHGGRLAPHLEWSHAPVRRATTYDEYIGEVERRRLGNGLWSRRVVALVDGLRPVFWWDRLYLGGGNSRQITPSALERLGDDVVIVPNSAALVGGARAWDLPLA; this is translated from the coding sequence ATGCCCGAACGCTCCACCGGCCCCGACTCCCCCGAGCTCCGCACCCTCGCGGTGGACTGCGGCGGGGGTGGCATCAAGGCCAACGTGCTCGACGCCGCCGGGACCGCGCACGCGACCGCGGTGCGGGTACCGACGCCCTACCCGCTGCCCCCCTCGCTCCTGGTCGACGTCATCGCGCAGATCGCCGACCGCCTGCCCCCCGCGGTCCGGGTCACGGTCGGCATGCCGGGCATGATCCGGCGCGGCGTCGTCGTGCACACCCCGCACTACATCACGCGCTCGGGGCCGCGCAGCCGGGTCGACCCGGCCCTGGCCGAGCAGTGGGCCAGCTTCGACGTCCAGGCGGCCGTGAGCGAGCGGCTCGGGATGCCCGCGCTCGTGCTGAACGACGCCGAGGTCCACGGCGCCGGAGTCATCGCCGCGTCGGGTCTCGAGCTCGTGCTCACCCTCGGGACAGGCCTGGGCTCGGCACTGTTCCACGGCGGACGGCTCGCCCCCCACCTCGAGTGGTCGCACGCCCCCGTGCGACGCGCGACCACGTACGACGAGTACATCGGCGAGGTCGAGCGCCGTCGGCTCGGGAACGGGCTGTGGTCACGACGCGTCGTGGCGCTCGTCGACGGCCTGCGCCCCGTCTTCTGGTGGGACCGCCTCTACCTGGGCGGAGGCAACTCGCGCCAGATCACTCCGTCCGCGCTCGAACGCCTGGGCGACGACGTCGTGATCGTCCCCAACTCGGCCGCGCTCGTGGGCGGCGCGAGGGCGTGGGACCTGCCGCTCGCCTGA
- a CDS encoding alpha/beta fold hydrolase, whose amino-acid sequence MGLPVLFVHGSRTSRTMWRAQLEAMDRAGLAAAAVDLPGHGARTGEAFTLDGAVATVAGAVDDLGGRALVVGLSLGGYVGIEHRARFPEQVAGLVAASCCTVPASRLRGAWRVAADRIEKLPDNGAALNQALVNRTLPGAGIEDIGAGGFALTAMTAILDEVGRTDPLAALSTTDSPVWFLNGRWDHFRFGERAYLAAARAGGARAELVVVPGAKHLVSLDRPVAFNRAVLGAHTFLAEAGEDW is encoded by the coding sequence ATGGGTCTGCCGGTGCTCTTCGTCCACGGTTCGCGCACGTCCCGCACGATGTGGCGGGCGCAGCTCGAGGCCATGGACCGTGCCGGCCTCGCCGCGGCCGCCGTGGACCTGCCGGGGCACGGTGCACGGACGGGCGAGGCGTTCACGCTCGACGGCGCGGTGGCGACCGTCGCCGGGGCTGTGGACGACCTGGGAGGTCGGGCGCTCGTCGTCGGGCTCTCGCTGGGCGGGTACGTGGGGATCGAGCACCGCGCACGCTTCCCCGAGCAGGTCGCGGGTCTCGTCGCGGCGAGCTGCTGCACGGTCCCGGCCTCCCGGCTGCGCGGGGCGTGGCGGGTCGCTGCTGACCGCATCGAGAAGCTGCCGGACAACGGCGCTGCGCTCAACCAGGCCCTGGTCAACAGGACCTTGCCCGGGGCGGGGATCGAGGACATCGGTGCGGGCGGGTTCGCGCTGACGGCCATGACGGCGATCCTGGACGAGGTGGGACGCACGGACCCGTTGGCGGCGCTGTCGACGACCGACTCGCCCGTGTGGTTCCTCAACGGACGCTGGGACCACTTCCGGTTCGGGGAGCGCGCGTACCTCGCCGCCGCGCGCGCGGGTGGGGCGCGTGCGGAGCTCGTCGTGGTCCCGGGTGCCAAGCACCTCGTGAGTCTCGATCGACCGGTCGCGTTCAACCGGGCGGTCCTCGGGGCGCACACGTTCCTCGCGGAGGCCGGGGAGGACTGGTGA